AATCTAAATCATCTATTATTTCCGAAATTTCATCCGGATGTAATCCGTTAGTATCTAACTTAACTAACAAATTAGAATCTTTAGCTTGTTTAATAAAATTTTCAATAACATCAAGATGTAATAATGGTTCACCACCACTAAGAACTATACCATCAATAAAATCCAGATTCTTTTCAACTTCTTCTTCTATTTCTTCTATATCCCATTTTGTAAGACGTTCATTTTTTAATAACTGAGGATTATGACAATATTTACATCTAAGGTCACATCCTGGCGTAAATAAAACTAAGGACATTTTTCCAGGATAATCTAATGAGGAGTAAGTTGGTTGTATATTCACAGTAATCACGAATTTTTTAGTTAAATATGTTATTTATAATTCCAAATATTAATAAATTAGTAATTTATCGTTCGTATAAAATAGAATTATATTATAATAAAAAACATAAAACAATTACCACATCTAAAAAAGATATCAGAAAACAATAAGAAACAAACATCCAAAAAAAGTCCTACAAACTAAAAAAAAACAAAATAAAATAACATCCTAAAAAATATAATAAAAAGAATAATAAAATTCAATACTAGATAAAAAGAAAAAATAATACATAGAACACAAATGAAATAAAAAAAAGTGATAACATGTCTGATAAAAATAAAATTTATGAAGGAGCCAAAGTAATTGGAGACGTAGACCTAAAAGATAACGTATCCATATGGTATAATGCAGTAGTAAGAGGAGATATTGAACCAATCTCTATCGATGAAAATTCAAATGTACAAGATAACTGTGTTATACATGTAAGTAAAGATTATCCTGTAAAAATAGGTAAACATGTATCCATTGGACATAACGCCACAGTACACGGCTGTACAATAGATGATAACGTGCTAATCGGTATGGGATCTGTAATATTAAATGGCGCACATATTACAAAAAATTGTTTAGTAGGAGCAGGAGCACTAGTGACAGAACATAAAACATTCCCTGAAGGATCATTAATAATAGGTTCACCTGCTAAAGCAGTCAGACAATTAACAAAAGAAGAAATAGAAGGTATTACAAATAATGCTGATGAATATGTAAAATTAGCATTCAAAGAATAAAACGTGATTATATGGTAAAAACAAGAGCAATAATTGATGAATTTGACACCTATGTTCCAGGTAAATCTAAAAAAGAAATCTCTGAAAAATATGGTGTCCCAGAAAATGAAATTTTAAAACTCGGATCAAATGAAAACCCATGGGGTCCCGCACCAGGAGTAAAAGAAGCAATACTAAATGCAATTCCAGAAATGAACAGATATCCTGAATCAAACCATGAATACTTAAAAGAAAAAATAGCTGAGTATGCAGGAGTAAATAAAAACCAGGTAATAGTAACAGGTGACGGAGCTGATGAATTATTAGACATATTAGCAAAAACACTCATAGACCCTGGGGATGAATTCATTGTACATCCACCAACATACATGTACTACTCATTCACATTTAAACAATACAATGCTAAAGCAGTGTATGCAAAATGGAATGTTAAAGAAAACAAATTAGATGTACAATCAGTGTTAGATAATATTACTGATAAAACAAAGGTAATTTTCCTCTGTACACCAAATAACCCAACAGGTGGACTAATTCCACAAGAAGATATCATAAAAATTATTGAATCAACAGATGCTCTTGTAGTTATTGATGAAGCATACTGGGAATTTTCAGAAGTAAACAATGTAAATCTACTCGATAAATATGATAATGTATTCATAATAAGAACATTTTCAAAAGTAATGGGATTAGCAGGATTAAGAATAGGATATGGACTATCTAATCCAGAATTACTTGAAAAAATATCAAGAATAAAACCAGTATTCAGCTTAACAGTACCTTCACAAAAAGCAGTACTTGCAACATTAGCTGACAAGGAATTCATTAAAGAATCTACCAAAAAAAGTATTGCTGAACGAGAATATCTCTATGAAAGTGTTAATGCAATAGATAATCTACACATATATAAATCAAAATCAAATTACTTGTTAATAGACGTAAGAAATAGTGGATTCACAGCAAAAGAATTAACATCAAAACTCATGGAAAAAGGAATTATTGTAAGAGATTGTACTAGTTTTTATGGTCTTGATGAATATTATATACGTATTAGTGTTGAAACACACCCTAAAAATGAGAAATTTATTAAAATATTAAAAGAAATAGTAGGTAATTAGTAATATTACCTCTTTTTACCATCTACTTTTTATAAAAATAGCTTACATACAATTAATGTCTTTTAGGATTATGATAAACTAATGCTGCTACAACACTAGCTTTATCTATAACAGTATGTGATTGTATTACGGATTTATAATCTATTATTTCAAGTTCTCTTTTTTCTATCATGTATTCAGCCATGAATTTTGCTTCATCTTCTAATTCTTTAATAGATTTATTAATTCCTGTTGTTTCTATAACACACCCCATCTCTTCTGCCTGTGCAAATGCTATAACTGCACTTATTTCATCCCCTGGATTATCAGAGTATTGATGTGCCAGTACACAGTTAGTCATTTCCCCTGGCTGTAATTTAGGCATTGGTATTACTTCAGTATCTGGTGGTAACATGCTTGAAACAGGAATTAAATTTACATTACCTATTTCTGCTTCAAGTAAAGCATTGTCAAATGCGTTTAGTTTTGTTGGTCCTTCTGATGCACCTTTTGTTAATGATACTTTCATTATATATACTTCTCCCATAATCTCTTGTTGATTATTTAATACTTTTAAATTAAATTCTAATTATATCTATCTTATAATATAAGATATTATTTTAATAACAATAAGTTATAAAAATAAGAAAATGTATATATATTATAAGCATAAACTAAAAACATGAACTAAAAAAAGTAAATAAAAACTATAATCCCCTAATTATAATCATAATAAAAATAATCAATTAATAATTAAATAAAAAAAAAGGAGTGAAAAAATGACCTCTGAAAGTAGCGATAACTTATCATTTACTCAACAATTAAGAGAAGATGGTTTAATAATAACAGATATAACTACTAAAATAGAAAATAAAGATGAAAATACTAAAGAGTTACCAATATTATTAATACCAAATACAATCCTACTTCCACACACAGACATAAAAATACCTCTAGACAAAGTACACACAGAAAACATACTAAATACGATAAATGATGATCACCAAGGAATAATATTAACACCGAAAAAGTTACCAAGAGATAACAACGGTGGAGTTGAATTCTATGATGTAGGAGTAATACTCGAAATTAAAAACATAGAAGAAGAAGCAAAACAATACCGTATAGAATTAAAAGTAAAAGATAAAGTAGAAATAAAAGGTATTAAAGAAAAAAACAGTTATTTCTATGCAAAATATGAAACCATCCAAGAAGACAACACAATAACACCAGAAGAATCAAAAACAATAAACAAAGACATCAACGATGCAATACTCAGCATATCAAAATTAATACCAAATTCCGAACCATATGCTAGAAGAATCATAGACAAAATAGATACAGAAGAAAAAATAGCAGAAGTATTCCCATACCTACGTGTAACAATAAATAAAAAACAAGAACTACTAGAACTTAACTCAGTGAAAATAAGAGCACTACGCGTAATACAATTACTATTAGAACAAAGAGATGCTATGAGCATACAAATGGAAATAACAAATAAACTCAACAAAAACATGAGCGAAATACATAAACAAACTCTTCTTCGAGAACAAATGAAAATGATTCAAGAAGAACTCAACATGACCGATGATACAGAAGACAGAAAAACATACAGAGAACGAATAAAAGAAGCAGAACTACCTGAAGAAGTTGAAAAAGCAGCACTGGAAGAAGTAGATAAACTAGAAAGACAAGGCCAAAACAACTCAGAAGAAAACATAATAAGAAACTATCTTGATACAATACTTCAACTACCATGGCATAAAGAAGAGAAAAAAGACATTGACATAACTAAAGCCAGAGAACAACTTGATAAAGACCACTATGGACTAGAAAAAGTAAAAGATAGAATAATACAACATCTAACTGTACTTAAGATGAAAAATGAAAAACAAGGTTCAATAATACTATTTGTAGGACCACCCGGAACAGGAAAAACCAGTCTTGGAAAAAGTATTGCAAAAGCATTAGACAGACCATATGTAAGAGTAAGTCTAGGTGGAATAAAAGATGAATCTGAAATAAGAGGCCATAGAAGAACATATCTTGGTGCACTACCAGGAAGAATCATTAATGGAATGAAAAAAGCAGGAAAAACAAACCCTGTATTTGTATTAGATGAAATTGATAAAACAACAGCATCAATAAATGGAAATCCAACAAGTGCATTACTCGAAGTATTAGACCCAGAACAGAATAATACATTCTCAGACCATTACTTAGAAGTACCATATGACTTATCAGATGTTTTCTTCATAGGAACTGCAAACTCATTACAAGATATACCAGGACCTTTAAGAGATAGACTAGAGATAATTGAATTAGACAGCTACACTAACACAGAAAAACATCATATAGCAGAAGAGCATCTTATAGATGAAGTACTAGAAGAACATGGATTAACAAGAAATGACCTTGTAATAACACCAGAAGCAATAAACACGATAATTGAAAAATATACTAGAGAAGCTGGAGTAAGGGAGCTTAAAAGACAAATAGCTGCTATAGCACGAAAAACAACAGAAAAAATAGTGGTTGATGACATAGAAAGGCCATATGTTGTAACTGAGGACATGCTTTATGATATATTAGGACATGAAAAAGCACACTATGATATGGTACCAGCACAGAACCCACCAGGTGTAGTAACAGGACTTGCATGGACACCTGTTGGTGGTGACATCCTATTCATAGAAGCTGTACTGTTGCCTGGAGAGGGTAAATTGGAACTTACTGGACAATTAGGTGATGTGATGAAAGAATCTGCACAAATAGCTCAAAGTCTTATAAAATCAAGATTACAACCAATACTCAAAGACACAGAATTTGATAAGAGAAATATACACATCCACGTACCAGAAGGAGCTATACCAAAAGATGGGCCTTCAGCAGGGGTAACTCTTCTTACAACAATAGCCTCCCTAATAACAAGCACACCTGTTGATTCAACAATAGCTATGACTGGTGAAATATCATTACAGGGAAAAGTATTACCTGTTGGCGGTATAAAAGAAAAAGTGATTGCAGCTCATAGATCTGGAATAAAAACCGTATTATTACCTGAAAAGAATATGGAAGACCTCGACGATGTACCTGATGAAGTTAAAGAGGAAGTAACATTTAAACCAATGAAAACTGTTGATGATGTATTAAATGAATCTTTAAACATTAAATTACCAAAGCCGGAACATTTAGATATTAATGTAGAACAGATAAATAGGTTAAGCCTATAATACAAGTATTTATTACTACAGCATGATCCCCTTCATCTTACCCTTTTTTATATACAAATTACTTTCAAGTATTTCCATTAAAAGAAAGAATAACTCATAACTATTAATCCTATTTTTTATTAATTATAAATTCCTAAATAATATTAAGAACATAAAGTAGAATAGTAATCAATAGAAGTGGAAATATGAATGATAAGGAGATAAACTTTTGGTTAAATTTATCACAGGAAATCTCTGAAAAAGTAGAAGAAGCAATAACAAATGCTAGAGATGATCCTAAGTTAACAACAATCACAAAAATAGGTGCAGATGGAACGCCTACACACAAGATAGACGAATACGCAGAAAATGCAGCAATTGAAGTTATAAAAAATAGTGGTAAATCATTGATTCTTATTAGTGAAGAAATTGGAAAAATAAAAATTGGCAAAGAGGATGCTAAAAATCTTGTAATCATGGATCCTCTTGATGGTACCAGTAATGCTATGAAAAACATTCCTTGTTATGGTATTTCTATAGCTGTGGCAAGCATCCCTAATGATGAAGGAGTATCTGATGTAACACTTGGGGATATAGAGTTTGGTTATATAAAAAACTTCCCTACTGGTGATATATATACTGCTATCAAAGGAAAAGGTTCTGCTAAAAATGGTAAGCCTATGACGTTATCAAATATTAAAAAAGCATCTGAATCAACTATTAGTACATATATCTACAGAGCTAAAGAAGGAATGCTTGATAAACTATGCACATCTGTTAGACGTATGCGGTTAATGGGTGCTATTGCTGTAGAATTATGTTATGTTGCTGATGGAACATATGATACTTTTTTAGATGTTGGTGCTGTTCGTGTTTTAGATATTGCAGCTGCTCAACTGGTAATTAAAGAAACAGGTGGTGTTGTTACTGATATTGAATCTAATCCTTTAGCAAGTCAATTAGATTTACTTGAAAAAACATCCATTGTAGCATCAGCTAATAAAGAAGTACATGATGATATTATAAAATTATTATAGTAAATTTGTGATAATATGAAAATTGGAATTGTCTCACGGACAGATAAAGAGGAAGCCATAGAACTTGATAGAAATATTGTTAAATATTTACTAGCTAACCATGTTGAAATAGAATTAGACACTAGTTTAGCTAAGGAACTGGAAGAATACTCTGATCTAGAAACTCCTATAGAAGATATGACATCAGATATTGTTTTATGTGTAGGTGGAGATGGTACTGTTCTTAATGCTCAGCATGTATTATCTCCTAAAAAGATACCAATACTCAGTATCAATATGGGTACTGTTGGATTCTTAACTGAAGTGGATCCAGAGGATATCTTTGAATGCCTTGATAAATTGCTAAGTTATGATTTCTTCATTGAAGAAAGATTACAGTTAGATGTTTTATGTGATGATAAATGGATAACCGTACTAAATGAATTAGTTCTCATGACAAGTCAGCCAGCAAAGATGCTAAATTTAAGAGTTTCTGTTGATGAAGAAGTTGTAGATGAAGTTCGCGCTGATGGATTAATTGTTTCAACACCAAGTGGATCTACAGCTTATTCTATGTCAGCTGGTGGACCTATTGTTGATCCACGTGTTGATGCAGCAATCATTATCCCTATATGTCCATTTAAATTAAATACTAGGCCAAAAATCGTTCCAGCAGAAAGTACAATAACTGTTAAATTTCTAAAAGAGGGTAAACAAGCTATTGGTGTACTTGATGGTGTTTCACGTGAGAACTTTAATTATATGGATGAAGTTAAAATCAGAAAATCTGATAATGCAGCATATTTTGTTAGATTTAAAAAGAACTTCTATAATAGTGTAAATAACAAATTAATTGTAGGATAAGTTCATTAAATTCTTTTTTTAACTTCTTCTTTTTTTATAGGGTTGATTGATAAATTATGACTAAGAATATTTTAATTAGTGATGCTAATCACGGTGGTATTACTCTTCTTAAAGAATATTACAAGTATACAGATAATAACCTATTTTTCTATGATGTTTATAACAAGTTAACACATGATGAAAAACTAGAATTAAGTAATAATTATAATGTTAAATTTCTATCTCTTGATTATATTATTAAACATAGAACTGATTTTATAACAATAAATCCTATTCATATGAATCCTGTTTTTAGTAGTGATTATACTCATCATGAATTCACTGGATATTTAATTAATAAACATAGACTTAGATATGGATGGAATTTTAAGATTATAGAAGTTACTGGCGTTAAAGGTAAAACTAGTACAGCTACATTGATAAGTTCTGTACTGAAAAATAACAGTGTTCTCACACTTACTAGTCATGACTTATCATATCACAGCCCGTCAGAAGATATTGTATTATCAACATCCCTTAGTATTACTCCTGCTAGTATTATCACAGCTCTTAACATTGCATGTGAAAATGATTTACTGGATAAAATTGATTATTGTGTTTTTGAGGTTTCACTTGGTATTACTAGTTACTGTGATATTGGAATATTAACTAATATATTAGAGGATTATCCTATAGCTCAGGGCAATCAAACAGCAAGTAGTGCTAAGAAATCAATATTTAATTCAAAACAAGTATTATGTGATATGAGTGCTTATAATACATATTATTCTAATGTGAATAAAGATGTGATAACTGTTAGTACTAGTGATTCTAGGGCAGATATACATACAAGCAAGATTAATTATGATATTAAAAATACCCACTTTAAAGTTCAGTATAATAAAGAGGAACTATCCCTATCAATGTTTGCAGTGAGTGACTTCTATATTACTAATATTCTTTTTGCTATGGGAGTAGGACTAATACTTGGCTTAGATAATAATGAAATTATTTCAAATATAGAAAACATGAATATAATACCAGGTAGAGGATCATATAAAATTGTTAATAATAAGATGGTATTAGAAGATATAAATTCTGGTCTTAATACTACTTCCATAAAAAAATGTGTGGACAATACCACAAGATACACATCCAATTATATAATAATATTAGGTGGTGATTACGGTATAACCTGTGAAGAGATAGATGAGAATAAACTATTAAAATACTTAAAAACAGTACCATCCAATAAAGTGATACTTACTGGTGAATTAGGAAATAGTCTAAAAAAACAAGGTTTGCCAATAATTTACATTGATAATCTCCAGGATGCATACCATGAAGCATTAAATAGAAATTATGAAATAATACATGTAATATACAGAAGTGAATACAATACTAGAAAGTTAGTATGTAACTAATTACAAAAAATACATAGTATTTCATTTATTTATATTTTTATAAACTAATAATTTCAAACTTTTTTTCTATGAATTTTTTTAATATTCTAACAGAGCGAAAATATTCATGAAACTGATAGTTAATGAAAATAAGTAAACATGACTAGAGTGAAACCTGTTTTATAATTCTATTTTATTCTAACAAGTCTTTTATTTTTAATTAATCTATACTTTTTTAATAATTAATACTATCAACAGTAGCTCTTTCATAGATATCTATAAGAAGTCTTTATTTTATTTAAAATGTATTCTTATTAGTTAAATAAGACATAATTGAGTAAATATTCTATTAAATACTATTTAAAATAATTAAAAATAATAAAAGAAGTATAAATAAAGAAGAGTTATACAAAAATATATTAAATATATTAAATATATAATTATAAAGAGTTAAAAAATAAGTTACTGAGATTATTATAATTGATAATAGCTTAATATTAGTTATTTTAAGAAAAAAATACTCATGATCATAGTTATTTAGAATAATGGAGGCGTAATTAGTGATAGTTGGTACACGAGGTAGTAAGCTTGCTACAACTCAGACTCAAACTGTTGTAAAATCACTTGAAGAAATTACTGGTGAAAAAATAGAAACAAAAATAATTAAAACAACAGGAGACAAAATTAAAGATTCACAATTATATAATATTGATGCTAAAGGTATTTTTACAAAAGAATTAGATACTGCACTAATAGATGGAGACATCGATTTTGCAGTACATAGTTTTAAAGATTTACCTAGTGAATTAAATGACCAACTTACAATAACAGCCATTCCTAAAAGAGAAGCTATCAATGAAGTATTAATTTCTAATTATACCTGGGATGAACTACCTGAAAATGCTACATTAGGTACTAGTAGTGTTAGAAGAGAAGCTTTCTGTAAATTCCATGGAAAGAAAGTTCAAACAAAACCTATACGTGGAAATATTGATACACGTATCCGTAAAGTTGAAGAAGGACAATATGATGCTACTATAATGGCTTTAGCAGGTATTAATCGATTAGGCTTACAAGATCATGTTAAAGAAATTTTTGATGAAACATACATCGTACCTCCAGCAGGACAAGGAGCTTTAGCAGTGATGACTAATAAAGATTCTGAATACAATGATATTATTTCAAAACTTAATGATGAAGATTCAAGAATAGAAGCTTTAACCGAGAAAGCAATTCTTGAGACCATTGGTGTAGGATGTCAATGGCCTATTGGTATAATTTCAAAAGTTGATGGAAACAATATTAATATACACTGTAAGTTATTAAGTCCAGAAGGTAAACTTTTAGCAGATGTTAATGAGACAACTGAAAAGAATGAAGCAATAGACACTGCAAAAGCTATTGGAATAAAATTAAGAGAGGATACTTTATGAAACAGACAAACGTGGGTGTTATAGGAGTAGGATCTATGGGTTACAACCATGTTCGTATATACTCCGAATTGGAAAATGCAAATTT
This genomic interval from Candidatus Methanosphaera massiliense contains the following:
- a CDS encoding pyruvoyl-dependent arginine decarboxylase; amino-acid sequence: MKVSLTKGASEGPTKLNAFDNALLEAEIGNVNLIPVSSMLPPDTEVIPMPKLQPGEMTNCVLAHQYSDNPGDEISAVIAFAQAEEMGCVIETTGINKSIKELEDEAKFMAEYMIEKRELEIIDYKSVIQSHTVIDKASVVAALVYHNPKRH
- a CDS encoding bifunctional fructose-bisphosphatase/inositol-phosphate phosphatase, giving the protein MNDKEINFWLNLSQEISEKVEEAITNARDDPKLTTITKIGADGTPTHKIDEYAENAAIEVIKNSGKSLILISEEIGKIKIGKEDAKNLVIMDPLDGTSNAMKNIPCYGISIAVASIPNDEGVSDVTLGDIEFGYIKNFPTGDIYTAIKGKGSAKNGKPMTLSNIKKASESTISTYIYRAKEGMLDKLCTSVRRMRLMGAIAVELCYVADGTYDTFLDVGAVRVLDIAAAQLVIKETGGVVTDIESNPLASQLDLLEKTSIVASANKEVHDDIIKLL
- a CDS encoding NAD(+) kinase, translating into MKIGIVSRTDKEEAIELDRNIVKYLLANHVEIELDTSLAKELEEYSDLETPIEDMTSDIVLCVGGDGTVLNAQHVLSPKKIPILSINMGTVGFLTEVDPEDIFECLDKLLSYDFFIEERLQLDVLCDDKWITVLNELVLMTSQPAKMLNLRVSVDEEVVDEVRADGLIVSTPSGSTAYSMSAGGPIVDPRVDAAIIIPICPFKLNTRPKIVPAESTITVKFLKEGKQAIGVLDGVSRENFNYMDEVKIRKSDNAAYFVRFKKNFYNSVNNKLIVG
- a CDS encoding gamma carbonic anhydrase family protein; translated protein: MSDKNKIYEGAKVIGDVDLKDNVSIWYNAVVRGDIEPISIDENSNVQDNCVIHVSKDYPVKIGKHVSIGHNATVHGCTIDDNVLIGMGSVILNGAHITKNCLVGAGALVTEHKTFPEGSLIIGSPAKAVRQLTKEEIEGITNNADEYVKLAFKE
- the lon gene encoding endopeptidase La, translated to MTSESSDNLSFTQQLREDGLIITDITTKIENKDENTKELPILLIPNTILLPHTDIKIPLDKVHTENILNTINDDHQGIILTPKKLPRDNNGGVEFYDVGVILEIKNIEEEAKQYRIELKVKDKVEIKGIKEKNSYFYAKYETIQEDNTITPEESKTINKDINDAILSISKLIPNSEPYARRIIDKIDTEEKIAEVFPYLRVTINKKQELLELNSVKIRALRVIQLLLEQRDAMSIQMEITNKLNKNMSEIHKQTLLREQMKMIQEELNMTDDTEDRKTYRERIKEAELPEEVEKAALEEVDKLERQGQNNSEENIIRNYLDTILQLPWHKEEKKDIDITKAREQLDKDHYGLEKVKDRIIQHLTVLKMKNEKQGSIILFVGPPGTGKTSLGKSIAKALDRPYVRVSLGGIKDESEIRGHRRTYLGALPGRIINGMKKAGKTNPVFVLDEIDKTTASINGNPTSALLEVLDPEQNNTFSDHYLEVPYDLSDVFFIGTANSLQDIPGPLRDRLEIIELDSYTNTEKHHIAEEHLIDEVLEEHGLTRNDLVITPEAINTIIEKYTREAGVRELKRQIAAIARKTTEKIVVDDIERPYVVTEDMLYDILGHEKAHYDMVPAQNPPGVVTGLAWTPVGGDILFIEAVLLPGEGKLELTGQLGDVMKESAQIAQSLIKSRLQPILKDTEFDKRNIHIHVPEGAIPKDGPSAGVTLLTTIASLITSTPVDSTIAMTGEISLQGKVLPVGGIKEKVIAAHRSGIKTVLLPEKNMEDLDDVPDEVKEEVTFKPMKTVDDVLNESLNIKLPKPEHLDINVEQINRLSL
- the hisC gene encoding histidinol-phosphate transaminase; the protein is MVKTRAIIDEFDTYVPGKSKKEISEKYGVPENEILKLGSNENPWGPAPGVKEAILNAIPEMNRYPESNHEYLKEKIAEYAGVNKNQVIVTGDGADELLDILAKTLIDPGDEFIVHPPTYMYYSFTFKQYNAKAVYAKWNVKENKLDVQSVLDNITDKTKVIFLCTPNNPTGGLIPQEDIIKIIESTDALVVIDEAYWEFSEVNNVNLLDKYDNVFIIRTFSKVMGLAGLRIGYGLSNPELLEKISRIKPVFSLTVPSQKAVLATLADKEFIKESTKKSIAEREYLYESVNAIDNLHIYKSKSNYLLIDVRNSGFTAKELTSKLMEKGIIVRDCTSFYGLDEYYIRISVETHPKNEKFIKILKEIVGN
- the cfbE gene encoding coenzyme F430 synthase, whose translation is MTKNILISDANHGGITLLKEYYKYTDNNLFFYDVYNKLTHDEKLELSNNYNVKFLSLDYIIKHRTDFITINPIHMNPVFSSDYTHHEFTGYLINKHRLRYGWNFKIIEVTGVKGKTSTATLISSVLKNNSVLTLTSHDLSYHSPSEDIVLSTSLSITPASIITALNIACENDLLDKIDYCVFEVSLGITSYCDIGILTNILEDYPIAQGNQTASSAKKSIFNSKQVLCDMSAYNTYYSNVNKDVITVSTSDSRADIHTSKINYDIKNTHFKVQYNKEELSLSMFAVSDFYITNILFAMGVGLILGLDNNEIISNIENMNIIPGRGSYKIVNNKMVLEDINSGLNTTSIKKCVDNTTRYTSNYIIILGGDYGITCEEIDENKLLKYLKTVPSNKVILTGELGNSLKKQGLPIIYIDNLQDAYHEALNRNYEIIHVIYRSEYNTRKLVCN
- the hemC gene encoding hydroxymethylbilane synthase, whose protein sequence is MIVGTRGSKLATTQTQTVVKSLEEITGEKIETKIIKTTGDKIKDSQLYNIDAKGIFTKELDTALIDGDIDFAVHSFKDLPSELNDQLTITAIPKREAINEVLISNYTWDELPENATLGTSSVRREAFCKFHGKKVQTKPIRGNIDTRIRKVEEGQYDATIMALAGINRLGLQDHVKEIFDETYIVPPAGQGALAVMTNKDSEYNDIISKLNDEDSRIEALTEKAILETIGVGCQWPIGIISKVDGNNINIHCKLLSPEGKLLADVNETTEKNEAIDTAKAIGIKLREDTL